The following is a genomic window from Longimicrobium sp..
TTACGCCGTGCGGGCGAGGGCTTCGGGGCGGCCGTAGCGGCCCTCGTACCACGCCACCAGCACGTCGAGCGAGGCGGTGAAGTCGCCGGCGGGCGCGTAGCCCAGGGTGGCCTGGATGCGGGAGATGTTGGCTTGGCTGTGGCGGATGTCGCCGGCGCGGAAGTCGTCGTAGACGCACGGTACGGGCGGCAGGTCGGGGCGCAGGCGCCGCACGGCCGAGGCGAGCGCGTCGTGCAGCTCGTTCAGCGAGGTGCGCCGGCCCCCGCCCACGTTGAAGAGGTGCGCGCCGGGGGGGAGCTCGGCGGCGGCGGCCAGCAGGTTGGCCTGCACCACGTCGCCCACCCACACGAAGTCGCGGGTGGTCTCGCCGTCGCCGTGGATGCGGCAGGGTTCGCCCTCCAGCAGCGAGCGCGTCCACTGCGGCACCACGGCGGCGTAGGCGCCGCGCGGGTCCTGCCGCGGGCCGAAGACGTTGAAGTAGCGCAGCCCCACCGTGTCCACCCCGTGCGTGCGCGCGAACAGGGCGGCGTACTCCTCGGCCACGCGCTTGGTGAGCGCGTAGGGGGACAGCAGCGCGCCGCTGTCGCCCACGGAGAGCGGGAGCCGCGCGCAGTCGCCGTAGACGGCGCAGGAGGAGGCGTACACGACGCGCCGCACCCCGGTCTCGCGCGCGGCCAGCAGGAGGTTGACGGTGCCGTCGACGTTCACCTCGTTGGCGCGCACCGGGTCTTCGAGCGAGCGGGGGACCGAGGCGAGGGCGGCCTGGTGGAGGACGTAGTCGGCGCCCAGGCACACCGCGCGGCACGTCTCGAAGCTGCGCACGTCGCCCTCGTGCAGGTGGAAGGTGCCGCCGGTGCGGGGGCGGCCGCGCAGCACTTCCTCCAGGTTGCGCCGGTAGCCGGTGGCGAAGTTGTCGAGCCCCACCACCACCTGCCCCAGGTCGAGCAGCGTCTCCAGCAGGCTCGACCCGATGAACCCCGCCACGCCCGTCACTACCCAGGTGCGCGGCCGGCGGCGCAGCTCCTCACGCAGCTGTTCGTAGCGGCCCATGGTTCTTCCCGATCCGAATCTGTGGGTGGGTCCTGCATTGTCCTGCGGGCCCACCGGCGGCCGGGGAACGGGGTGCCGCGGCGGGTGCCGGGCGGGTGGTCCCGGCACGGCGGAGCCGGGGAACTTCCATGCCCCGTGCGCCTCGACCGTAAGTCGTTGCCGCGCCCCGCCTTCCTGCTCCGGCGCGGCGCCCGGGGCGATGCGCGGCGCCGCGTCGTGTGGTGCGGGCGCGACAGAATTGGACGCGGGTTCGGCGCTCCCGGGCGCACGAAGGCCCCTCCCGGTGGGGGAGGGGCCTTCCGCGCGTCGGCGGGGCGGAGCGGGACGCTGCGTGGACCGTGGAACCCGTGGCGGCGCCGGAGCCTGAACCCGTCCACAGCGCAAGCAGGGTCGCTGCGAGCCGAGCCATCCCCATGCGGCTCCGACGCCGCTTACGGGAAGCCCGTGCAGCGCTCGGTTTCGGGGGACGAGAGGTTGGGCGGTGCTGGCGCGGATGCGCCGGAGGCACGGAGTCCGCCCGCTGACGGGCGGCGGGGTGAAGCACGCGACGTACCCGGTCGGGGCGCGCGGCCGCGGACGGCCGGGAAGCCGCGCCGCTGCTGGGGATGCGGGCCGGAGCGGGAGGCGCGGCCAGATGCCACTGCGTTGCGGGGCCGCAACAAGTGTCGGCGCGCGCGGCGGGGAAGCGTCGCTCGCGCAACACGATCCGGCGGTTTTCCGCGCGTTCCCGCGGGCACGGGGCTTCCGATGTCCGCCGGCGACCGCGCCGCCCGCCCCTTAGCCCGGACCATGGAATCCGCGACCACCGCGCTCCCCGCCCAGCCCCGCTTCCCGGCCGCCCTGGCGGCGCTCGCCCGCCGCGCCGCGCGCCGGGCCCGCCACGCCCCCGACCGGCTGCTGCACCCCTGGCGGCGCGCGGCGGCGCTCGCGCGGGTGCGGGCGGAGCCGCTGCCCGAGTCGGTGCTCTTCGTCTGCACGGGGAACATCTACCGCAGCCCGTACGCGGCCGCCGCGCTCGAGCGGTGCCTGCCGGGCGCGCTGCGGGCGGCGGTGCGGGTGTCGTCCGCCGGCTTCGTGGGCCCGGGGCGGCCGCCGCCGGAGCCCGCCGTGCGGGTGGCGGCGCGGCGGAGCGTCGACCTCTCGGCGCACCGCTCGTCGCTGATCACGGCCGAACGGGTGCGGGCGGCGGCGCTGGTGGTGGTGATGGATCCACGCCACGCCTCCGCGCTCCGCGCCCGCTTCGGTCCCGCCGCCCTCCGGGTGGAGCTGCTGGGCGACTTCGACCCGCAGCCGATCGACACGCGCGCCGTCCGCGATCCCTGGGGCGCGGGCGACGACGTGCTGGAGGCCAGCTACGGCCGGGTGGAGCGGTGCGTGGGGGCGCTCGCGCGGGCGATGGTGGGGGGAAGTGCGTGAGTGCGGAAGTGCGTGAGTGCGAAAGTGCGGAAGTGCGAAAGTGGGCGTGGGAGATTCGCTGATTCGAGGCCGAGCAGCCGGTGTTGCGCACCTGCATCACGGCGCCCGACGGCGATCCGGCGCCATGGATGAACCCGATCGAGATCCGCTCCGTGTCCCTCCTTCCTCCGACCGCTCTTCCGAACCTCTCCGTCCGGCGTGCGACGGGGCGGCCGGCGCACCTGTTCACGGTGGACGTGGAGGAGTACTTCCACGCGGCGGCGCTGGAGCGGGTGGTGGGGGAGGGGCGCTGGGGGGTGATGGAGAGCCGCGTCGAAGCCTCGGTCGACCTGCTGCTGGAGGCGCTGGAGCTCCACGAGGCGCGCGGCACCTTCTTCACGCTCGGCTGGCTGGCCGCGCGGCGCCCGGGGCTGGTGCGGCGGATCGCCGAGGCGGGGCACGAGGTGGCCTCGCACGGGTGGTCGCACCGGCGCGTGACCGCGATGTGGCCGAACGACTTCCGCGGCGAGGCGCGCCGCTCGAAGGCCGCCCTGGAAGACGCCTGCGGCGGGCCGGTGCTGGGTTTCCGCGCGCCGAACTTCTCGCTGGTGCGCGGCTGGGAGTGGGCCTTCGACATCCTGCTGGCCGAAGGCTACGCCTACGACTCCAGCGTCTTCTCCGGCCGCGCCGGGCACCCGGCCGACGCGCCCACCGCTCCGTACGCGGTCGAGCGCACGCCGGGGACGCTGTGGGAGGTGCCGCTCGCCCGCGCGCGCTTCGGCCCGGCGCGGGTGCCGGCGGCGGGCGGGGCGTACTTCCGCCTCTTTCCCTACGCCCTCACCCGCCGCGCGCTCCGCCAGGCCGAGGCGCGGGGAGAGCCGGCCGTCTTCTACCTCCATCCCTGGGAGGTGGACACCGGCCAGCCGCGCCTGCCGGTGGGGCCGCTCACCCGCGTGCGGCACTACGGCGGGCTGCGCTCCACGGCCGCGAGGCTGGAGCGGCTCCTGGCAGAGTTCCGCTTCACCTCCGTGGCCGCCGCGCTGGGGCTGGAGGCGGAGCCGGAGGTGGAGGCGCCGGCGCTCGCCGCCGCGGAGGGCGCGTGAGCGTCGCGGTCGAGCGCTTCGCCGGCCCCGCGGCCGAGTGGGACGCCTTCGTGGCGGCGCGTCCCGAGGCCACGCACTGCCACCTCCACGCCTGGAAGCGGGTGATCGAGGGCGTCTACGGCCACGACTGCCCCTACCTCTCGGCCCGCGACGGCGAGGGGCGGCTCACCGGCGTCCTCCCCCTGGCCGACGTGCGCGCGCTGGGGTTCGGGCGCTTCTTCGTCTCCCTGCCGTACCTGAACTACGGCGGGCCGCTGGGCGACGCGGAGTCCGTCCGCGCCCTCGCCGCGCGCGCGGCGGCGATGGCGTCGGAGGCCAGGGCGGACCTGCTGGAGCTGCGCTGCGCCGCGCCGGTCGACGCGGGGCTCGCGCGGGTGGACGAGAAGGTGACGTGCGTCCTCGACCTCCCCGCGGGGGGCGCGGACGCGCTCTGGGCCGCCTTCCCCGCCAAGCTGCGCAGCCAGGTGCGCCGTCCCGAGAAGGAGGGGGCGGAGATCCGCTTCGGCCCGGGCGAGCTGGACGCCTTCTTCGCCGTCTTCGCGCGCAACATGCGCGACCTGGGGACGCCCACGCACCCGCGGGCGTTCTTCGCCGCGCTGCTGGGCGAGCTGGGCGAGCGGGCGTGGATCGGGTGCGTGCACCTGGGCGGGCGCCCCGTGGCGGGCGGCTGCGCGGTGCGGCACGGCTCGACGGTCGAGATGGTGTGGGCGTCGTCGCTGCGCGAGGCGAGCGCGGCCGCGCCCAACATGCTGCTCTACTGGGCGTTCCTGCGCCGGGCGGCGGAGGAGGGGCTCGCGACGTTCGACTTCGGCCGGTGCACGCCCGGGGGCGGGACGCACCGCTTCAAGCGGCAGTGGGGCGCGCGCGACGTGCCGCTGCCGTGGTACCGCGCGCTCCGCCGGCCGGGCGCCGCCGCCCCCGCGGCGGACCGCGGCGCCTATGCGCTGGGCGCGCGCGTGTGGCGGCGCCTCCCGCTGGCCGTGGCCAACCTGCTGGGCCCCTCCATCCGCGGCGCCATCCCGTCGTGACTCCCTTCCGCCACGTCCCCCCCGCGCACTCGCCGCTCCCGGCCCGCGCGCTCGCCGCCGGCCTGCGCGCGGCGCTGGGCGCGCACGACGCGTCGCTGCGCGCCGCCGAGCTGGTGGAGCGCGACTGGGGCGCGCGCGACGTGCTCCTGGCCGGCAGCGGCACCGCGGCGCTCGCGCTGGCCCTGCGCGCCGCGGCCGCCTCGCGCCCCGGCGCGCCCGCCGCCCTTCCCGCCTACGGCTGCTACGACCTGGCGACGGCGGCCGACGGCGCGGACCTCCCCGTCGTCCTCTACGACGTCGATCCGGAGACGCTGGCGCCCGACCCGGCTTCGTTCGACCGCGCGCTGGCGGCCGACCCGTGCGCGGTGGTCGTCGTGCACCACTGCGGCGTGCCCGTGGACGTGGAACGCCTCGCCGGGCGCGTGGCGGACGCGGGGGCGCTGCTGGTGGAGGACGCGGCGCAGGCGGTGGGCGCGCGGATCGGTGAGCGGGCGGCGGGGTCGCTCGGCCCGGTGGCGGTGCTCAGCTTCGGGCGGGGGAAGGGGCTCACCGGCGGGGCGGGCGGCGCGCTGCTGGCGCACGACGGCGCGGGCGAGGCGGTGGTGCGGCGCGCGCGGCTGCACGTCTCCGGCACGCGCTCCGGCTGGCGCGAGCTGGCGGGGGCGGCGGCGCAGTGGGCGCTCGCCCGGCCGTCGCTGTACGCGCTCCCCGCCGCGCTCCCCTTCCTGCGCCTGGGGGATACGGTCTACCGCGCGCCGGAGCCGCCGGAGCCGCTCTCCCGCGCCGCGGCGGCGATCCTCGCCGCCGGATGGGAGGAGTCGCTCCACGAGGCCGCCGTCCGCCGCCGCAACGCCGGCCGGCTGCAGTGGGCCCTCGCCGCCGCCGGCGCGCGCGTCCCGCGGCCGCCGGCGAACGCCACGGCGGGCTTCCTCCGCCTGCCGGTCCTGGCCGACGGGGAAGCAGGCCGCGCCCGCGCCGCCTCGCCCGGCGCGCGGCGGCTGGGGATCATGCCCGGCTATCCGCGCGCCCTCTGCGACCTGGAGGGCTTCCGCGCGCGCGTCGCCAACGCGGACGACGGCTTCCCCGGCGCGCGGCGGCTGGCGGAGGCGCTCTTCACCCTTCCCACCCACTCGCACCTCGCCGAGGCGGACCTGCGGCGGCTGGAGGCGTGGATCGCCGGGGAGCGCGCGGCGCCACTGGTCGCGGGGAGATCCGCGCCGGCCTGATCCGGGGAAGGCGGACCGGGCGCGAGCGAGATCCGCGTCGAAGCCGCGGCCTCGGCACCGGAGGGGCGGGGCAGGGATGCGAGGAGCCTGGGAAAGCCCTCCAGCCCACGTTCCGGCAGCGGCCGAACGGAGCCTGGCGACGGCTTACCGGAGGTCGGGGTCGTCGGGCCGAAGTTCCTGTGCCGCATGTCTGACGGTGAGCACGATCAGGTAGTCGGGATCGAGCCGGTAGATCACGCGGTAGCGTCCATGGATGATTTCACGCAGGTCGGACCGCGTCGACTCCGGTACGGACCGCCCGCTCAGGGGGAAGCGCTCCAGGTGCCGTACGGACGCGAAGATCGAATCGACCCAGTCCGCGGCCGCCTGGGGGCGGTCACGCGCGATGTACTCCCCGATTTCGACAACCCGCTCCAGGGCGAGGGGAGACCAGATGAGCTTCACCGGCGGAGGCGGGCGAGAACTCGCTGCCTGGCTTCGTCGTGTTCGATGCCCTCGCCGCGCGCGATCTGTTCCTCGGCGACGCGGACGTCCTCCAGGAGCTCGGCGCGCTCGACCAGCCGCTCGTACTCCGCGACGCCCAGGAGCACGGCCGCGCTCCGGCCGTGCTGGGTCAGCACGATGGGCCGGTGAGTGGCCTGCACCTGCTCGACGAACGAAGCGGCGTTCGCTCGGAACTCGGACAGCGGGCGGACGTCTTCACTGAATCGGATGCTCGCCATGGATTATCCCCCTGATAAGTACGCTTTGACGTACCATTCAAGGTACGTCCCCGACGTGCTGCAGGCAAGCGCGCCAGGCTCCTTCCTGGAAACGACCGCCACGGACTCGCTGATAGGCGCTACTCGCCTCCGGCGTAGGCCGCCGCACGCGCTTCACCGACCCTGACCTGCTCTGGACTGAGGCGAGGCCGCAGCTTCCACAGGTCCGCGCGGGCGTCCTTCGCGATCTCCCCCTCGGTCGCGTCGCTCGACCTGCCGGCGATCAGGATCGCGGCCCGGAAGCGCGCGTACGCCTCCACGGGGTCGGGCGCGCGGAGCTTTCCATCCCGCGCGACCTGGCCGAGATGCCAGTGCGCCTCGGACTGCCCAC
Proteins encoded in this region:
- a CDS encoding NAD-dependent epimerase/dehydratase family protein codes for the protein MGRYEQLREELRRRPRTWVVTGVAGFIGSSLLETLLDLGQVVVGLDNFATGYRRNLEEVLRGRPRTGGTFHLHEGDVRSFETCRAVCLGADYVLHQAALASVPRSLEDPVRANEVNVDGTVNLLLAARETGVRRVVYASSCAVYGDCARLPLSVGDSGALLSPYALTKRVAEEYAALFARTHGVDTVGLRYFNVFGPRQDPRGAYAAVVPQWTRSLLEGEPCRIHGDGETTRDFVWVGDVVQANLLAAAAELPPGAHLFNVGGGRRTSLNELHDALASAVRRLRPDLPPVPCVYDDFRAGDIRHSQANISRIQATLGYAPAGDFTASLDVLVAWYEGRYGRPEALARTA
- a CDS encoding XrtA system polysaccharide deacetylase — translated: MNPIEIRSVSLLPPTALPNLSVRRATGRPAHLFTVDVEEYFHAAALERVVGEGRWGVMESRVEASVDLLLEALELHEARGTFFTLGWLAARRPGLVRRIAEAGHEVASHGWSHRRVTAMWPNDFRGEARRSKAALEDACGGPVLGFRAPNFSLVRGWEWAFDILLAEGYAYDSSVFSGRAGHPADAPTAPYAVERTPGTLWEVPLARARFGPARVPAAGGAYFRLFPYALTRRALRQAEARGEPAVFYLHPWEVDTGQPRLPVGPLTRVRHYGGLRSTAARLERLLAEFRFTSVAAALGLEAEPEVEAPALAAAEGA
- a CDS encoding FemAB family XrtA/PEP-CTERM system-associated protein, whose protein sequence is MSVAVERFAGPAAEWDAFVAARPEATHCHLHAWKRVIEGVYGHDCPYLSARDGEGRLTGVLPLADVRALGFGRFFVSLPYLNYGGPLGDAESVRALAARAAAMASEARADLLELRCAAPVDAGLARVDEKVTCVLDLPAGGADALWAAFPAKLRSQVRRPEKEGAEIRFGPGELDAFFAVFARNMRDLGTPTHPRAFFAALLGELGERAWIGCVHLGGRPVAGGCAVRHGSTVEMVWASSLREASAAAPNMLLYWAFLRRAAEEGLATFDFGRCTPGGGTHRFKRQWGARDVPLPWYRALRRPGAAAPAADRGAYALGARVWRRLPLAVANLLGPSIRGAIPS
- a CDS encoding DegT/DnrJ/EryC1/StrS family aminotransferase, which translates into the protein MTPFRHVPPAHSPLPARALAAGLRAALGAHDASLRAAELVERDWGARDVLLAGSGTAALALALRAAAASRPGAPAALPAYGCYDLATAADGADLPVVLYDVDPETLAPDPASFDRALAADPCAVVVVHHCGVPVDVERLAGRVADAGALLVEDAAQAVGARIGERAAGSLGPVAVLSFGRGKGLTGGAGGALLAHDGAGEAVVRRARLHVSGTRSGWRELAGAAAQWALARPSLYALPAALPFLRLGDTVYRAPEPPEPLSRAAAAILAAGWEESLHEAAVRRRNAGRLQWALAAAGARVPRPPANATAGFLRLPVLADGEAGRARAASPGARRLGIMPGYPRALCDLEGFRARVANADDGFPGARRLAEALFTLPTHSHLAEADLRRLEAWIAGERAAPLVAGRSAPA
- a CDS encoding type II toxin-antitoxin system RelE/ParE family toxin, whose amino-acid sequence is MKLIWSPLALERVVEIGEYIARDRPQAAADWVDSIFASVRHLERFPLSGRSVPESTRSDLREIIHGRYRVIYRLDPDYLIVLTVRHAAQELRPDDPDLR
- a CDS encoding type II toxin-antitoxin system Phd/YefM family antitoxin encodes the protein MASIRFSEDVRPLSEFRANAASFVEQVQATHRPIVLTQHGRSAAVLLGVAEYERLVERAELLEDVRVAEEQIARGEGIEHDEARQRVLARLRR